A single region of the Cereibacter sphaeroides 2.4.1 genome encodes:
- the ykgO gene encoding type B 50S ribosomal protein L36, producing MKVANSLRSLKLRHRDCQVVRRKGRVYVINKTQKRYKARQG from the coding sequence ATGAAGGTTGCGAACTCGCTCCGCTCGCTCAAGCTGCGCCACCGCGACTGCCAGGTCGTGCGCCGCAAGGGCCGCGTCTATGTGATCAACAAGACGCAGAAGCGTTACAAGGCCCGCCAGGGCTGA
- the petA gene encoding ubiquinol-cytochrome c reductase iron-sulfur subunit produces the protein MSNAEDHAGTRRDFLYYATAGAGAVATGAAVWPLINQMNPSADVQALASIFVDVSSVEPGVQLTVKFLGKPIFIRRRTEADIELGRSVQLGQLVDTNARNANIDAGAEATDQNRTLDEAGEWLVMWGVCTHLGCVPIGGVSGDFGGWFCPCHGSHYDSAGRIRKGPAPENLPIPLAKFIDETTIQLG, from the coding sequence GTGTCCAACGCAGAAGATCACGCAGGCACTCGCAGGGATTTCCTGTATTACGCCACGGCCGGAGCCGGGGCGGTGGCCACCGGGGCCGCCGTCTGGCCGCTGATCAACCAAATGAATCCGTCGGCCGACGTGCAGGCCCTCGCCTCCATCTTCGTCGATGTGAGCTCGGTCGAGCCGGGTGTCCAGCTGACCGTCAAGTTCCTCGGCAAACCGATCTTCATCCGCCGCCGCACCGAGGCCGACATCGAGCTCGGCCGCTCCGTCCAGCTCGGCCAGCTGGTCGACACCAATGCCCGCAACGCGAACATCGACGCCGGCGCCGAGGCGACGGACCAGAACCGCACGCTGGACGAGGCCGGAGAGTGGCTGGTGATGTGGGGCGTCTGCACCCACCTCGGCTGCGTGCCGATCGGCGGCGTGTCGGGTGACTTCGGGGGCTGGTTCTGCCCCTGCCACGGATCGCACTACGACAGTGCCGGCCGTATCCGGAAGGGCCCCGCGCCCGAGAACCTGCCGATTCCGCTCGCCAAGTTCATCGACGAAACCACCATCCAGCTCGGGTAA
- a CDS encoding NfeD family protein, whose amino-acid sequence MIWSVWWIWVVAGLLLGIVEILVPGFVFLGFAVGAVAIGLLIWIGLEAGLPLLLVLFALMSLAVWLALRRMFGLPSGSVKIWDRDINDN is encoded by the coding sequence ATGATCTGGTCGGTCTGGTGGATCTGGGTGGTGGCGGGGCTTCTGCTCGGGATCGTCGAGATCCTCGTGCCGGGCTTCGTCTTCCTGGGCTTCGCCGTGGGCGCGGTGGCCATCGGACTTCTGATCTGGATCGGGCTCGAGGCCGGGCTGCCGCTGCTGCTCGTGCTGTTCGCTCTCATGTCGCTCGCGGTCTGGCTCGCGCTGCGCCGGATGTTCGGCCTGCCCTCGGGCTCGGTGAAGATCTGGGACCGCGACATCAACGATAACTGA
- a CDS encoding DNA polymerase IV translates to MPALCRDCLTPFDGGTRCPACRSPRVTAHPELFSLSIAHMDCDAFYASVEKRDDPSLRDKPLIVGGGSRGVVSTCCYIARISGVRSAMPMFQALKLCPEATVVKPRIDVYAGVSRQIRAMMEDLTPAIEPLSLDEAFLDLSGTERLHGAPPAVLLARLLRRMEEELGITGSVGLSHNKFLAKIASDLDKPRGFSVIGRAETDAFLRKKPVRIIWGVGTATQSALERAGIRTIEDLLRWEKADLVARFGQTGERLWHLARGEDRRRVSADHALKSVSKETTFHEDTADPEILDGHLWRLAEQVSDRAKARGLSGRTVTLKLKRTDFALVTRRHALAGPTQSADRIYREARALFDGARTAGPFRLIGVGISDLAGAAEADLTGDLLDPNAGRRIAAERATDAIRARFGHDAIIKGRSLR, encoded by the coding sequence ATGCCCGCCCTCTGCCGCGACTGCCTCACGCCCTTCGACGGCGGCACCCGCTGCCCCGCCTGCCGCTCGCCCCGCGTGACGGCCCATCCCGAGCTGTTCTCGCTCTCCATCGCGCACATGGACTGCGACGCCTTCTATGCCAGCGTCGAGAAGCGCGACGATCCCTCGCTCCGGGACAAGCCGCTGATCGTTGGGGGCGGCAGCCGCGGCGTCGTCTCGACCTGCTGCTACATCGCCCGGATCTCGGGCGTGCGCTCGGCCATGCCGATGTTTCAGGCGCTGAAGCTCTGCCCCGAAGCCACCGTGGTGAAGCCGCGGATCGACGTCTATGCCGGGGTCTCGCGCCAGATCCGTGCGATGATGGAGGATCTCACCCCGGCCATCGAGCCCCTGTCGCTCGACGAGGCCTTCCTCGATCTCTCGGGCACCGAGCGGCTGCATGGCGCGCCGCCAGCGGTGCTCCTCGCGCGGCTTTTGCGGCGGATGGAGGAGGAGCTCGGCATCACCGGCTCGGTCGGGCTCTCGCACAACAAGTTCCTGGCCAAGATCGCGTCCGACCTCGACAAGCCGCGCGGCTTCTCGGTGATCGGCCGCGCCGAGACGGATGCTTTCCTGCGCAAGAAGCCCGTCCGCATCATCTGGGGCGTGGGCACCGCCACCCAGAGCGCGCTGGAGCGCGCGGGCATCCGCACGATCGAGGATCTGCTGCGCTGGGAGAAGGCCGATCTCGTGGCCCGCTTCGGCCAGACGGGCGAGCGGCTGTGGCATCTGGCGCGGGGTGAGGACCGCCGCCGCGTCTCGGCCGACCATGCGCTGAAATCGGTGTCGAAGGAGACGACCTTCCACGAGGACACCGCCGATCCCGAGATCCTCGACGGCCATCTCTGGCGGCTGGCCGAGCAGGTCTCGGACAGGGCCAAGGCGCGCGGGCTCTCCGGGCGCACCGTGACGCTGAAGCTGAAGCGGACGGACTTCGCCCTCGTCACCCGCCGGCATGCGCTCGCCGGGCCCACGCAATCGGCGGACCGGATCTACCGCGAGGCGCGCGCCCTGTTCGACGGCGCGCGCACCGCCGGGCCGTTCCGGCTGATCGGCGTCGGCATCTCGGATCTGGCCGGGGCGGCCGAGGCGGACCTGACGGGCGACCTCCTCGACCCGAATGCCGGGCGGCGCATCGCCGCCGAGCGCGCGACCGACGCGATCCGCGCCCGCTTCGGCCACGACGCGATCATCAAGGGCCGGTCCCTGCGCTGA
- a CDS encoding ROK family protein: protein MLIAFDIGGSRIRAARAFAPDDLEPLGERPMPLSFPGFVAALRDLMPEEATSLAIAIAGVVDPDTGRITAANLPAVNRRALAADLGAALGRPVWIGNDADCFVLTEALLGVGRGHRSVFGIILGSGVGGGIVLDGRLLTGAGGIAGEWGHAPVLDQRPLGRDLPHLPCGCGQSGCVDTYGSARGIERLHLALCGQRLDSREILAAWRAGEMAAAETVEVWLELVAGPLAMLVNVIGPSVVPVGGGLSNDGDLVAALDRAVRHRLLRPASETLLRPAFHPEPGLVGAALAGLQALG from the coding sequence ATGCTCATCGCCTTCGACATCGGCGGATCCCGCATCCGCGCCGCCCGCGCCTTCGCCCCCGACGACCTGGAGCCTCTGGGCGAGCGGCCGATGCCTCTGAGCTTTCCGGGCTTCGTCGCGGCTCTGCGCGACCTCATGCCGGAGGAGGCCACGTCGCTCGCCATCGCCATCGCGGGCGTGGTCGATCCCGACACGGGCCGCATCACCGCGGCCAATTTGCCGGCTGTCAACCGCCGGGCGCTGGCCGCCGATCTCGGCGCGGCCCTCGGCCGGCCGGTCTGGATCGGCAACGATGCCGACTGCTTCGTGCTGACGGAGGCGCTGCTGGGCGTGGGGCGCGGTCACCGCAGCGTGTTCGGCATCATCCTCGGCAGCGGCGTGGGCGGAGGGATCGTGCTGGACGGGCGGCTCCTGACCGGGGCGGGCGGGATCGCGGGCGAATGGGGGCATGCGCCGGTGCTCGACCAGCGCCCGCTCGGACGGGATCTGCCTCATCTGCCCTGCGGCTGCGGCCAGAGCGGCTGCGTCGACACCTACGGCAGCGCGCGGGGGATCGAGCGGCTGCATCTCGCCCTATGTGGGCAAAGGCTCGACAGCCGCGAGATCCTGGCGGCCTGGCGGGCAGGGGAGATGGCTGCGGCCGAGACGGTGGAGGTCTGGCTCGAGCTGGTGGCGGGGCCGCTTGCGATGCTGGTCAATGTCATCGGCCCGTCGGTGGTCCCCGTGGGCGGGGGCCTTTCGAACGACGGCGACCTCGTGGCGGCGCTGGATCGCGCCGTCCGTCACCGGCTTCTGCGGCCCGCGTCCGAGACGCTGCTGCGGCCGGCCTTCCATCCCGAGCCCGGGCTGGTCGGGGCCGCGCTGGCGGGGCTTCAGGCCTTGGGCTGA
- the pyrF gene encoding orotidine-5'-phosphate decarboxylase gives MADDRLIVALDVPNVVQGLDLAERLGDAVSFYKIGLGMLTGGGLALANELKQERGKRIFLDMKLFDIGATVEAAVRGFASYDLDFLTVHGDPQVVRAAVQGASGSGLRILAVTVLTSLDRADLDANMIRAGDLAEITLERAARALDAGAHGVIASPQEAAAIRALPQAAGRLIVTPGVRPTGAALGDQKRVATPARAIADGADHIVVGRPIWQAGDPRAAALAVQAELPTRG, from the coding sequence ATGGCCGACGACCGTCTGATCGTGGCACTCGATGTGCCGAACGTCGTGCAGGGGCTGGATCTCGCGGAGCGGCTCGGCGATGCGGTCTCGTTCTACAAGATCGGCTTGGGCATGCTGACCGGCGGCGGCCTCGCGCTGGCCAACGAGCTGAAGCAGGAACGGGGCAAGCGCATCTTCCTCGACATGAAGCTCTTCGACATCGGCGCGACCGTCGAGGCCGCCGTGCGGGGCTTCGCGAGCTACGATCTCGATTTCCTGACGGTCCATGGCGATCCGCAGGTGGTGCGGGCCGCGGTGCAGGGCGCCTCGGGCAGCGGGCTGCGCATCCTCGCGGTGACGGTGCTGACCTCGCTCGACCGGGCGGATCTCGATGCGAACATGATCCGGGCGGGCGATCTGGCCGAGATCACGCTCGAGCGGGCGGCACGGGCGCTGGATGCGGGCGCGCATGGGGTGATCGCGAGCCCGCAGGAGGCGGCGGCGATCCGGGCCCTGCCGCAGGCGGCGGGGCGGCTGATCGTGACGCCGGGCGTGCGGCCCACGGGCGCCGCGCTCGGAGATCAGAAGCGGGTGGCGACCCCCGCCCGCGCGATCGCGGACGGGGCGGACCATATCGTCGTCGGCCGGCCGATCTGGCAGGCCGGGGATCCGCGGGCCGCGGCTCTCGCCGTTCAGGCAGAGCTTCCGACCCGCGGCTGA
- a CDS encoding thiamine ABC transporter ATP-binding protein yields the protein MLHLDRLLIRQGDFTLRADATACAGERIAVIGPSGGGKSTLLMAIAGFLAPAEGRILWQGRDLGPLGPGERQVSLLFQDQNLFPHLTLRENLGLGISPALRLAAGDRARIAEALERVGLAGLGEAKPGRLSGGQQGRAALARALLRARPILLLDEPFAALGPALKAEMLALVSEIAAETGATVLMVTHDPEDARRFAHRTILVADGRAEAPQPTAALFADPPPALRAYLGP from the coding sequence ATGCTGCATCTTGACCGCCTGCTGATCCGGCAGGGCGATTTCACGCTCCGCGCCGATGCCACGGCCTGCGCGGGCGAGCGGATCGCGGTGATCGGGCCGTCGGGCGGGGGCAAGTCCACGCTCCTCATGGCGATCGCGGGCTTCCTCGCCCCGGCCGAGGGGCGCATCCTCTGGCAGGGCCGGGATCTCGGCCCGCTCGGTCCCGGCGAGCGGCAGGTGAGCCTTCTGTTTCAGGACCAGAATCTCTTCCCGCATCTCACGCTGCGTGAAAATCTGGGGCTCGGGATCTCGCCCGCCCTGCGGCTTGCGGCCGGAGACCGCGCGCGGATCGCCGAGGCGCTGGAGCGTGTGGGTCTTGCGGGTCTCGGGGAGGCGAAGCCGGGGCGGCTCTCGGGAGGGCAGCAGGGGCGGGCGGCGCTCGCCCGGGCGCTCCTGCGGGCGCGGCCGATCCTGCTCCTCGACGAGCCCTTCGCCGCGCTCGGGCCCGCGCTCAAGGCCGAGATGCTGGCGCTCGTCTCCGAGATCGCGGCCGAGACCGGGGCCACGGTGCTGATGGTCACGCACGACCCCGAGGATGCGCGCCGCTTCGCCCACCGCACCATCCTCGTGGCGGACGGTCGGGCCGAGGCGCCGCAGCCGACGGCGGCGCTTTTTGCCGATCCGCCGCCGGCACTCCGCGCCTACCTCGGCCCCTGA
- a CDS encoding glutathione S-transferase, translating into MRLYASATSPFVRKVDVVLHETGLFGKVERILSGGTPVDPGNLPLALNPLGKIPVLARDDGPALYDSRVICRYLDSVANAGLYPAAPRLWDALTLEATADGILEAAVLMVYESRIRPEEKRHEPWVEGQWSKIARALEAVEARWMSQLQGPLDIGQIAMGCALDYLDFRHGPRDWRAARPLLAEWAGSFSQRSSMLATVPVA; encoded by the coding sequence ATGCGCCTTTACGCTTCCGCGACCTCGCCCTTCGTGCGCAAGGTCGATGTCGTGCTGCACGAGACCGGCCTGTTCGGAAAGGTCGAGCGGATCCTCTCGGGCGGCACGCCCGTCGATCCGGGCAACCTGCCGCTCGCGCTCAATCCGCTGGGCAAGATCCCGGTGCTCGCGCGGGACGACGGGCCCGCGCTCTACGACAGCCGGGTGATCTGCCGCTATCTCGACAGCGTGGCCAACGCCGGCCTCTATCCGGCGGCGCCCCGGCTCTGGGATGCGCTGACGCTGGAAGCGACGGCGGACGGCATCCTCGAGGCGGCCGTGCTGATGGTCTACGAATCCCGCATCCGCCCCGAAGAGAAGCGGCACGAGCCCTGGGTCGAGGGCCAGTGGAGCAAGATCGCCCGCGCGCTCGAGGCGGTCGAGGCCCGCTGGATGAGCCAGCTGCAGGGGCCGCTCGACATCGGCCAGATCGCCATGGGCTGCGCGCTCGACTATCTCGACTTCCGCCATGGCCCGCGCGACTGGCGCGCCGCGCGCCCGCTCCTCGCCGAGTGGGCCGGGAGTTTCAGCCAGCGCTCCTCGATGCTAGCGACCGTTCCCGTCGCCTGA
- the petC gene encoding cytochrome c1, whose protein sequence is MIRKLTLTAATALALSGGAAMAAGGGHVEDVPFSFEGPFGTFDQHQLQRGLQVYTEVCAACHGMKFVPIRSLSEPGGPELPEDQVRAYATQFTVTDEETGEDREGKPTDHFPHSALENAPDLSLMAKARAGFHGPMGTGISQLFNGIGGPEYIYSVLTGFPEEPPKCAEGHEPDGFYYNRAFQNGSVPDTCKDANGVKTTAGSWIAMPPPLMDDLVEYADGHDASVHAMAEDVSAFLMWAAEPKLMARKQAGFTAVMFLTVLSVLLYLTNKRLWAGVKGKKKTNV, encoded by the coding sequence ATGATCCGCAAACTCACTCTCACAGCCGCCACGGCGCTCGCCCTCTCGGGCGGCGCGGCGATGGCGGCCGGCGGCGGCCATGTCGAGGACGTGCCCTTCTCGTTCGAGGGCCCGTTCGGAACCTTCGACCAGCACCAGCTCCAGCGGGGCCTGCAGGTCTATACCGAGGTCTGCGCAGCCTGCCACGGGATGAAGTTCGTCCCGATCCGCAGCCTGTCGGAACCGGGCGGCCCCGAGCTGCCCGAGGATCAGGTCCGGGCCTATGCCACGCAGTTCACCGTGACCGACGAGGAAACGGGTGAGGACCGCGAGGGCAAGCCCACCGACCACTTCCCCCATTCGGCGCTGGAGAACGCGCCCGACCTCTCGCTCATGGCGAAGGCGCGGGCGGGCTTCCACGGCCCGATGGGCACCGGCATCAGCCAGCTCTTCAACGGCATCGGCGGGCCGGAATACATCTACTCGGTGCTGACGGGCTTCCCGGAAGAGCCGCCGAAATGCGCCGAAGGCCATGAGCCGGACGGCTTCTACTACAACCGCGCCTTCCAGAACGGTTCGGTCCCCGACACCTGCAAGGACGCGAACGGCGTGAAGACCACCGCCGGCTCGTGGATCGCCATGCCGCCTCCGCTCATGGACGATCTGGTGGAATATGCCGACGGCCACGACGCCAGCGTTCATGCGATGGCAGAAGACGTCTCGGCCTTCCTGATGTGGGCGGCCGAACCGAAGCTGATGGCCCGCAAGCAGGCCGGCTTCACCGCCGTCATGTTCCTGACCGTGCTGTCGGTGCTGCTCTACCTCACGAACAAGCGGCTCTGGGCCGGCGTGAAGGGCAAGAAGAAGACGAACGTCTGA
- a CDS encoding SPFH domain-containing protein, translating into MDPADFIGGNAVLLALAAFLILCVFLGVRIVPQSQKHVVERFGRLRAVLGPGINFVVPFLDVVAHKISVLERQLPNAMQDAITADNVLVKVETSVFYRITEPEKTVYRIRDVDAAIATTVAGIVRSEIGKLELDQVQSNRADLIQKVREQVAAMVDDWGIEVTRAEVLDVNLDDATRAAMLQQLNAERARRALVTEAEGRKRAVELNADAELYAAEQEAKARRVLADAEAYATGVIAEAIRENGIEAAQYQVALKQVEALTAVGQGEAKQLIVVPASAMDAFADAFRMLKGRA; encoded by the coding sequence ATGGACCCGGCGGATTTCATCGGCGGCAATGCCGTCCTACTGGCGCTCGCCGCCTTCCTCATCCTCTGCGTCTTCCTCGGCGTGCGAATCGTGCCGCAGTCGCAGAAACATGTGGTCGAGCGGTTCGGCCGGCTGCGGGCGGTGCTGGGGCCGGGGATCAACTTCGTGGTGCCCTTCCTCGACGTGGTCGCCCACAAGATCTCGGTGCTCGAGCGGCAGCTGCCCAATGCGATGCAGGATGCGATCACCGCCGACAACGTGCTGGTGAAGGTCGAGACCTCGGTCTTCTATCGCATCACCGAGCCCGAGAAGACCGTTTACCGGATCCGCGACGTCGACGCCGCCATCGCCACCACGGTGGCCGGGATCGTGCGCAGCGAGATCGGCAAGCTCGAGCTCGATCAGGTGCAGTCGAATCGCGCCGACCTGATCCAGAAGGTGCGCGAGCAGGTCGCGGCCATGGTGGATGACTGGGGCATCGAGGTGACGCGCGCCGAGGTGCTCGACGTCAATCTCGACGATGCGACCCGTGCGGCCATGCTTCAGCAGCTGAATGCCGAGCGGGCGCGGCGGGCGCTGGTGACCGAGGCCGAGGGCCGCAAGCGCGCGGTCGAGCTGAATGCCGATGCCGAGCTCTATGCCGCCGAGCAGGAGGCCAAGGCGCGCCGTGTGCTGGCCGATGCCGAGGCCTATGCCACCGGCGTGATCGCCGAGGCGATCCGCGAGAACGGGATCGAGGCCGCGCAATATCAGGTGGCGCTGAAGCAGGTCGAGGCGCTGACCGCCGTCGGGCAGGGCGAGGCCAAGCAGCTCATCGTGGTGCCCGCCTCGGCGATGGATGCCTTTGCCGATGCCTTCCGGATGCTGAAGGGGCGGGCATGA
- a CDS encoding N-formylglutamate amidohydrolase codes for MTPEAYSLIRPERRDTSVIFSSPHSGRDYPASLVGRTILDERMLRSSEDAFVDELFSCAPRLGAPLLMARVPRAYVDMNRSADEMDPALIEGISRAPHNPRVSSGLGVIPRVVANGRPIYRGKMPLAEAEARIARYWTPYHQALRTLIDESQALFDEAVLVDCHSMPHEAIETHARPGQPTPEVVLGDRFGAAASRTVVDRIEAAFVSAGLRVVRNAPFAGAYIAQAYGRPSRNQHVVQVEVDRSLYMDEARIERSARFPAFATLMTSVVAEITGIGRPALPLAAE; via the coding sequence ATGACGCCGGAAGCCTATTCGCTGATCCGCCCGGAGCGGCGCGACACCTCCGTGATCTTTTCCTCGCCGCACAGCGGGCGGGATTATCCGGCTTCGTTGGTGGGGCGCACGATTCTCGACGAACGGATGCTGCGCTCATCGGAAGATGCGTTCGTGGACGAGCTCTTCTCCTGCGCGCCGCGGCTGGGGGCCCCGCTGCTGATGGCCCGGGTGCCGCGCGCCTATGTCGACATGAACCGCTCGGCCGACGAGATGGATCCGGCGCTGATCGAGGGCATCTCGCGGGCGCCGCACAATCCGCGCGTCAGCTCGGGGCTCGGGGTGATTCCCCGCGTGGTGGCGAACGGGCGGCCGATCTACCGGGGCAAGATGCCGCTGGCCGAGGCCGAAGCGCGGATCGCCCGCTACTGGACCCCCTATCATCAGGCGCTGCGGACGCTGATCGACGAGAGCCAGGCGCTCTTCGACGAGGCGGTGCTGGTCGATTGCCATTCCATGCCGCATGAGGCCATCGAAACCCACGCCCGCCCCGGCCAGCCCACGCCCGAGGTTGTGCTCGGCGACCGGTTCGGCGCGGCCGCCTCGCGCACCGTGGTCGACCGGATCGAGGCGGCCTTCGTCTCGGCGGGTCTCCGGGTCGTGCGCAACGCGCCCTTCGCAGGCGCCTATATCGCGCAGGCCTACGGGCGCCCCTCGCGCAATCAGCATGTGGTGCAGGTCGAGGTGGACCGCTCCCTCTACATGGACGAGGCGCGGATCGAGCGCAGCGCGCGGTTCCCGGCCTTCGCAACACTCATGACCTCGGTCGTGGCCGAGATCACCGGCATCGGCCGCCCGGCCCTGCCGCTCGCGGCAGAGTGA
- the petB gene encoding cytochrome b produces MSGIPHDHYEPRTGIEKWLHSRLPIVALAYDTIMIPTPRNLNWMWIWGVVLAFCLVLQIVTGIVLAMHYTPHVDLAFASVEHIMRNVNGGFMLRYLHANGASLFFIAVYLHIFRGLYYGSYKAPREVTWIVGMLIYLAMMATAFMGYVLPWGQMSFWGATVITGLFGAIPGIGHSIQTWLLGGPAVDNATLNRFFSLHYLLPFVIAALVAIHIWAFHSTGNNNPTGVEVRRTSKAEAQKDTVPFWPYFIIKDVFALAVVLLVFFAIVGFMPNYLGHPDNYIEANPLSTPAHIVPEWYFLPFYAILRAFTADVWVVQIANFISFGIIDAKFFGVLAMFGAILVMALVPWLDTSPVRSGRYRPMFKIYFWLLAADFVILTWVGAQQTTFPYDWISLIASAYWFAYFLVILPILGAIEKPVAPPATIEEDFNAHYSPATGGTKTVVAE; encoded by the coding sequence ATGTCCGGAATCCCTCACGACCATTACGAGCCGCGGACGGGCATCGAGAAGTGGCTGCACAGCCGGCTGCCGATTGTCGCGCTGGCTTATGACACCATCATGATCCCCACCCCCAGAAACCTGAACTGGATGTGGATCTGGGGCGTCGTCCTCGCCTTCTGTCTCGTGCTGCAGATCGTCACCGGCATCGTGCTTGCGATGCATTACACGCCGCATGTCGACCTGGCCTTCGCCTCGGTCGAGCACATCATGCGCAACGTGAACGGCGGCTTCATGCTGCGCTACCTGCATGCGAACGGCGCCTCGCTGTTCTTCATCGCGGTCTATCTGCACATCTTCCGCGGCCTCTACTACGGCAGCTACAAGGCGCCGCGCGAGGTCACCTGGATCGTGGGGATGCTCATCTATCTCGCGATGATGGCGACCGCCTTCATGGGCTACGTGCTGCCGTGGGGCCAGATGTCCTTCTGGGGCGCCACCGTGATCACCGGCCTCTTCGGCGCGATCCCGGGCATCGGCCATTCGATCCAGACCTGGCTGCTCGGCGGCCCGGCGGTGGACAATGCCACGCTCAACCGCTTCTTCTCGCTGCACTACCTGCTGCCCTTCGTGATCGCGGCCCTCGTGGCCATCCACATCTGGGCCTTCCACTCGACGGGCAACAACAACCCGACCGGCGTCGAAGTGCGCCGCACCTCGAAGGCGGAAGCCCAGAAGGACACGGTTCCGTTCTGGCCCTACTTCATCATCAAGGACGTCTTCGCCCTGGCCGTCGTCCTGCTGGTGTTCTTCGCCATCGTGGGCTTCATGCCGAACTACCTCGGCCACCCCGACAACTACATCGAGGCGAACCCGCTCTCGACGCCCGCGCACATCGTGCCGGAATGGTACTTCCTGCCCTTCTACGCGATCCTGCGCGCCTTCACCGCCGACGTCTGGGTGGTGCAGATCGCCAACTTCATCAGCTTCGGCATCATCGACGCCAAGTTCTTCGGCGTGCTCGCGATGTTCGGCGCGATCCTCGTGATGGCGCTGGTGCCGTGGCTCGACACCTCGCCGGTGCGGTCGGGGCGCTACCGCCCGATGTTCAAGATCTACTTCTGGCTGCTCGCGGCGGACTTCGTGATCCTGACCTGGGTCGGCGCCCAGCAGACCACCTTCCCCTACGACTGGATCTCGCTCATCGCATCGGCCTACTGGTTCGCCTACTTCCTGGTGATCCTGCCGATCCTCGGCGCGATCGAGAAGCCGGTGGCTCCGCCCGCGACCATCGAAGAAGACTTCAACGCCCACTACTCGCCGGCGACCGGCGGCACGAAAACGGTCGTGGCAGAGTAA